A single window of uncultured Pseudodesulfovibrio sp. DNA harbors:
- a CDS encoding integration host factor subunit alpha gives MGTLTKAGIVDYIYERTDKNRAEIKDLVESILEIMKTAVKKDHALLISGFGKFEAYDKRARKGRNPQTTQTITLPPRKVVVFRLSRKFRAELNR, from the coding sequence ATGGGCACCCTCACAAAAGCTGGCATCGTAGATTACATTTACGAACGCACTGACAAGAATCGCGCCGAAATCAAGGACCTGGTTGAATCCATCCTTGAGATCATGAAGACAGCAGTCAAGAAAGACCACGCTCTTCTGATCAGCGGTTTTGGCAAGTTTGAAGCGTATGACAAGCGGGCACGCAAGGGGCGCAATCCCCAGACCACCCAGACGATTACTTTGCCGCCGCGCAAAGTGGTTGTATTCAGGTTGTCTCGCAAGTTCCGCGCCGAACTGAATCGTTAG